Below is a window of Cyprinus carpio isolate SPL01 unplaced genomic scaffold, ASM1834038v1 S000006559, whole genome shotgun sequence DNA.
GTGGGAGACGATCTGACCGTCACCAACCCCAAACGCATCCAGCAGGCGTGTGAGAAGAAGGCCTGCAACTGCCTGCTGCTGAAGGTCAACCAGATCGGCTCCGTCACCGAGTCCATCCAGGCGTGAGTGCGCCACTTATTCTGTTATTTGCCTTTTTTcaatttaaggattttttttttttccttattttattttgtaatttttctgttttaatgtttcggagttccattttaatggttccaattgattactaaaattttaaaaagcatgtctaattaattgaaatcatttaACTTGTGCAATTGAACAAAAACTTAAAGGCTCTAGGAAATGCAATAGTTTTCAcaaatgctgttttaatttttctaaattctAAGTTACATTTTAGTAATCAAAGCATGTTCAGTCGGTTGAAATGAAATTCATACAATTTAACAAGTtaagttaaaacattttattttagacccttgtgaaatttataatttttttttttctgggttccATTTCAAtggtttaattcagttttaataataGAAGTCTAATCTGATGAATTCATGaaactatttattttacaataatagaaccctatgaaatattgtttttcaaaAAGATGTCTGATTTCACTTacctgcattttttaattaaacattaaaacttttaaaatgtacacaaatgaaaatgtaaccattcatttattttagttcctGGCAAACAAAGTGCTTCAAATTAatacgttgtgtgtgtgtgtgtgtagttgtaaGCTGGCTCAGTCTAACGGCTGGGGTGTGATGGTCAGCCATCGCTCTGGTGAGACGGAGGACACCTTCATCGCTGACCTGGTGGTCGGTCTCTGCACAGGACAGGTACCCATCATGCATCATGCTGTATTTGTGCTCAGAATTAAGAATCAGTCGTACTAACCCAAGTTCTGATGTGATCAGATCAAGACCGGCGCCCCCTGCAGATCAGAGCGCTTGGCAAAGTACAACCAGCTGATGAGGTCAGCAGTGACATCATACCCCCCTCTAATCAGGTGTCCCATCAGAGTGTGCCAAAccctcacctgtgtgtgtgtgtgttccacaggaTCGAGGAGGAGCTCGGAGACAAGGCCAAGTACGCAGGCAAAGACTTCCGCCACCCCAAACTCTGAAGCAGCACCGCAGCTCCTCGTCTACTTTtgacataagaaaaaaataaaccgaTGGAAAGAAGTGCTGTGTCTGTGCCTTTATTCATGTGCTGTGACCAATCAGAGTTCCTTCATGATGTACAGTAAAATCACTCAAACACTGTACCGTTAGTTCTTCCTGTAAATCATTGATCCCTAAACCTTTTTGAGATTAAGGTAATATTTTGATCATTTATCAACACATTTGCATGATCGCGGTACTTTAATGTTGGTTACTGTACACATGATGtgcaaccaaataaataaacaccagcATTATTATAGTTAAGTGAAACTGAaactaatcatttaatttaaattagaaaaaaaaattattgaaaggTAAACTTTATTTCCGTTAGATGGCAAgccagcatttctcattttcttgaACGTTatgtattacaatataaaaaaataataaaaataaaaactgtagacACAAAGattaaaaccattacattttaattaaaatatatgtattttaatacaagtatgtaatgtataatttaaactgattttaaagatgtaaatccgagattattagtgttttacaagaaaacagtATTTCAGTCCACTTCAGGATTCGGTTTAGTTCCGTGAGTAACTGAatgattctttgtaattatttttacgAAATTTAATAGcactttgtgaattttttttttttaagtgaatgctaaatcagtttattttattgcaagtttttaattttgttaatttattttgctttacaagttgtacatttaatttcacatttgtaattttaagtaattattgTTTAACTAATAAACCCCATTGTGACAGCAAGCTGTGTCTATTGACCGCGACTGTACAAATCTTAATGTGAACGTGTGTGTTTTGAGCTGGTGAGGTTTAATCAGACTGTCCTTACCGTATGATGATTTATGCAGGATCTTAAGCTCCGCCCCTGTAGCTACATACACTTTGGAGAGCCActcccacatctcaacatccaatcaacaactgatgcacAGAACCAAACTCCACCCTGCTTTGTTTAATTCAACAACTGATGCACAGAACCAAACTCCACCCTGCTTTGTTTAATTAAACTGTTAAACACATCAGCCCGCTTGCCTCccgccctccccccccccccccccctccccccccccccattcccccccccctcccctaccccctcccacccccccaccccccctccccccttccccccccccccccccccccaccccccccccccccccccccccccccccccccccccccccccccacccccccgacCCCcggggggggaaaaaacaaaatggGTTGgtttcccccccccctcccccccccccccggtctCGTGTTGCCGTGTATGTCGTTGTGGTTGATGAGAAGAAGGAGAGAGAGCGTTGTGTTGTGGGTGTGCGTGCCTACCCTTTTGCCATCCATTTTTCGTGTGATGATGAGTATGAGGGACTGTATGatgttttgtgtggtttgtgttgagagagagagagagagtgtgtgtcatCATGTGACCCCTGTGCTGAGGTAGTGGAGACGAGGAGAGAGGGCCTTAgtggtgtgtgaggtgtgtgtgtgagatgatgaGAGGTGTCTGTTGAGTGGGACGAGAGTgagtggtgtggtgtgtgagGGAGGGGGGACGGgggaggaggggagagagagaagttgtgtgtgggtgtggtgagagagagagcggagatgagtgtggtttgtgtgtgtgagggagagagtgtgtgtgagagaggagcgagtgtgtgtgatggagagagagagtggtgtgtgtgtgggtgtgtgagagagagagcgtgtgtgtgtgtgagaggagagagcagtgggtgtgagagagagagagtgtgtgtgagagagaggagagaggttGTGgggtccgtgtgtgtgtgtgtgtgttgctcagtGACGGTCGTCAGGCTGAAAGCATTTAAGTGCAGGGTCCCagcataataatcagaaatgtttcttgagcagcaaatcatcatattagaatgatttctgaagatcatgtgacactgaagactggagtaatgatgctgaaaatacagctgcacatcacagaaatacattacactttaacagagattcacacagaaaacaacggttttacattagaataatatttcacagatttttcagcatttttgatcaaatcagcaGAAATCATGTGTGTCTGCGGGCGGTTGGAGGTTGAAGGGCCCGTGACCTGCGCTCATTTCCAGGGAAACTCTCATCTGACATCAAACTATTGCGTCCGAGTCTCGCAGGAGGAAATAGTTCCCGAGCGCCCCCCGTTTCCAGGGGAAACTTTTATAGTGGGCGGAACCCGAgggggtcagaggtcacgccAGTCTGTGACTGAAGAATGACGAGCTATAAACGATTAAATGAAGCGCTTACGGTCGTCACTAGGGCTTTCTGAACTGAAGGAGTCTGTGAGGAACGAGGATCGTCTTCAGTCTGCAGGCCGTGATGCGGCGTGACGTCTGAGGGGCGGGGCGTCGCTCACAACAACCTGTCGCTATGTGTGACATCACAGCGATGCTCCTTAAAGGGCCGGCGCAGCACTTGCTCCGCCACAGACCCGTCCTGAAGCGTACAGGACAGAACCGTGATCCCGGCGCTGGACTGATATTTATTTTCTGATCGGCTCTCATTAGTAACAAGGATGGTTTCTTCATCTCCTCTGAACTTCGGCTCCCCTCTTCATCTCGCTCTCCTCCTGCTCCTCATCATCACTGTGGCAACGCAGGTAGAGGGACGGCCGTCACCACGACGACCTGATGCTCAGGTGAGGATTTGATCTATGTATCAACTTCTGATTTGGCCAATCACGTGAGTTAGGAGGGGACTATCGGACTGGCTGACCAATGACAGACGAGCATTTGGGAAACATGTCTGAAAACAGTCATAATGTGTGAGCTGcacaaattacacacttcacgttaaaaaaaaaattgatgcaaAAGGCATGATTACTATTTTCTTACTCTTAATTTATGAAGACATAATGTGCTAAGCAAAtgttaacttttcatttttgtttattttaataatatactaaaatatgcaaaacttaaattaaaatataaatgcaactcTAATAGtataatttactatttaaaaatggcaaaatgcaatattaacattttcttttcagaTTAATAAGATATAATAACATACAgagttaaaaactaaaaccattaaaaatatttaatattttatgtattgaatatgaataatgaatgatgcatttatattaaaaacatacataaataaataaatactctacAGTCATCTCTAACCCcctcaaacaaaataaaaatgacaaaaacacacaacaaaatgactaaatatattaaatgaaaacacaacatataaatattaaatgtattaaatataataataaaaaccaaaaatatgaatgcacacaacaaaatgactaaatatattaaatgaaaacacaacatataaatataaaataaaaaaaaaaaaaaccaaggctataacaaaagaaaagtatctcaattatattaaaataactcttATAACGTTTTGTGataatgtatataatgttttCTGGAACATTCTGTTccacatattatttaatatgtgtgtgtgtgtatatatatatatattagtaggtGCATTTACAGTAGTGATATATTGTATCTATAATCAACATATTTAAATCAACAATGGTTTTCTCTATTGTTTGCATTTGATTATataatttgcattgcattgcatcatgggattgtagttctttaaAGCCAACAATTCATTTtgtcaaatacatttttgcttcaaatcaaactgGTAGGTTTGCTTCATGGCTTATAATGCATTAATGGCCATTGTTAAAAACCCCAGTGGGAGAAATGAATGGAAACTATACTGGAAACTAAAGTAGagtcagaaataaataataataattattattttaatactgccTAAATTTGGAGTTGCATACAAGCatactactttttaaatgaatataaatgtatgtgaCCCCGGAGCACTAaagcagtcataagggtcagttttctaaattgagatttatacatcatctgaaagctgaataaatatagttgaggtcaaaagtgtacatcccctttcagaatctgctatgttaattattttaccacaaTAAGAGGGATCATCCAAAttggttattgtttatttagtactgacctgaataagatatttcacataaaacatataaacatatagtccagaagagaaaataattgaattttttttaataagaaagcgttcaaaagtttaaaaagtttacatttcgttttttattaatgttgtgaattttttttggaatggagtgtgtgtgtgttcatttttcttattttgcttaaatatcatattttttcatttagtgctGCCCTTCAGAGGCTACAGAAGAAATAAGTGAAAATTACCCTGCTCTTTAAATTCCAAAAGTTTCCCCCCCGGCTCTTTATGCATGGTttctccttctggagcatcagtgagcgtcTGAACCTTCTGTAAtggttgtgtttgagtccctcagttgtgatcagtgtgaaaagatggatctcagaatcatacagtcattgttggaaaggggttcaaatacacacaaaaatgctgggaaaaccaaagaattagtgtgagctgaaggatttttctgaagaacggcagacagtttaactgttcagaacaaacaagagactcatgaacaactatcactaaacacaaacacagctgtggatcattcagcttACAACACAGTGTTAAGAGTCAAGgggatgaaaacttttgaaccgggtcatattaataaattcaactattattttcacTTGTGGAccatcttattcaggtcagtactaaataaacaataacatgcattttgtatgatctctcttattttgtttaaataattaacattttgcagattctgaaaggggggtgtaaacttttgacctcaactgtaagctttgttaggaggacaatatttgtgtgagatacaactatttgaaaatctggaatctgagggagcaaaaaaatctaaatattgagaaaatcatctttacagTTGTGTGGGTTTCAATCAGGTTTTGCAGGATCTGTTCGGGCTGAAGATCAGCTCTCTGCTATTGGCTCATCCAGAGGTCAGCGAGGGGTCAGCAGACGAGGTCCCGCCCCCGTCACGCGTGTTCCTGGATCTCCTGGGTCGTCACAGGAAGCTGCAGGGGCGGAGCAGGAAGGGCGTGGGGCGGGGCTGCTTCGGGATGAAGGTGGACCGGATCGGGGTCATCAGTGGACTGGGATGCTGACGCTCTCAGGTTCATGATGTAAAGCTTTTTATCACTtcaagagttcagatgcaaaagcctctgaAACTGTCTTCTTAAAGtagcatttttctcaggctcctgtGTTTATGTTCAGATATTTCACTTCAAAGAACCTGTTCACTGACCTTAAAGTGAACTGAACCTACACATGAGAGCCGGAGAAAAATGctcatctgtgtccctgcagcacagaagcagtcatcagcagcacaggtgtatttgtagcaatagacaacaatacattgtatgagtcacaattatacatttctcttttatgccaaaaattcaTTAGgatttaagtaaagatcatgttccatgaagataattttgtaaatttcctaccataaatatatcaaaaacttaatatttgattagtaatatgcatcgctaagaaaattcatttgaacaactttaaagattgATTTTCCtcatatattagatttttttttgctccctcagattccagattttcaaatagttgtatctcagacaaatattgtcctcctaacaaaccacacatcaatggagagattatttattcagctttcagatgatgtagaaatctcaatcTAGAAAATttgatccagggtcacattttagaGATCAATTTGAGAATGCTCTTAGAGGCTTTTGCACCTGAACTCTTCACTTGTGCCGCTAGCTCTGATGTatgttctctgtgtttgtgtgcaggtgaGCGGCTGCAGCAGCACAGATCAGGCTCTTCTGCTGGAGTCTGTGTTGTTTTAGAGACTGTTGGATGATTACTTCTGTCCAAACAGCTGTAATGATCAGATGTGACACGCGACCGACTGCAGCCCTTTATACAGAACACAGAACTTGACACGTTTGTCTTTTTAAGATCCTGAGGTTTTCTCagcagatggtgtgtgtgtgtgtgtgtgtgtgtgtgtgtgtgtgtgtgtgtgtgtgtgtgtgtctatgtgtctaagtgtgtgtgtgtgtgtgtgtgtgtgtgtgtgtgtgtgtgtgtgtgtgtgtgtgtgtgtgtgtgtgtgtgtgtgtgtgtgtgtgtctatgtgtctaagtgtgtgtgtgtgtgtgtgtgtgtgtgtgtgtgtgtgggatgtggtcttctctggtgtgtgtgtgtgtgtattgagatgcacctgtatttattgtgtttgtgttttttttttgtttttttttttgtgtgtgtttgtgtgtgtgtgtgtgtgtaagtgtgcaaTTTAtacatgtgttgtgtgtgtgtgtgtgtgtctatgtgtctaagtgtgtgtgtgtgtgtgtgtgtgtgtgtgtgtgtgtgtgtctgtgtctgtgtctctgtgtctctgtgtgtgtgtgtgtgtgtgtgtgtgtgtgtgtgtgtgtgtgtgtgtgtgtgtgtgtgtgtgtgtgttgtgtgtgtagtgtgtgtgtgtctgtgtgtgtgtgttgtgtgtgtgtgtgtgtgtgttgtgtgtgtgtggtgtgtgtgtgtgtgtgtgtgtgtgtgtgtgctgtgtgtgtggtgtgtgttttgtgtgtgtgtgtgtgtcatgtttctatgtgtctaagtgtgtgtgttgtgtgtgtgtgtgtgtgtgtgtgtgtatgtgtctctctgtgtgtgtgtgtggtgtgtgtgtgtgtgtgtgtgtgtgtgtgtgtgtgtaagtgtgtgggtgtgtgtgtgtgtgtaagtgttgtttgtgtgtgagcgtgtgtaagtgtgtgtgtgtaagtgtgtgtctgtgtgtgtgtgtggtaagtgtgtgtgtttgtgtgtggtgtgtgtgtgtgtgtgtgtgtgtgtgtgtgtgtgtgtgagtatctgtgtctctgtgtgtgtgtgtgtgtgtgtgtgtgtgtgtgtgtgtgtgtgtgtgtgtgtgtgttgttatgtgtgtgtgtgtgtgtgtgtgtgtgtgtgtgtttgtgtctctgtgtgtggtgtgtgttgttgtgtgtgtgtgtgcgtgctgtgtgtggggtgtgtgtgtgtgtgtgttgtgtgtgtgtgttgtgtgtctctgtgtgtgtgtggtgtgtgtttgtgtgtctatgtgtcctaagtgtgtgtgtgtgtgtgtgtgtgtgtgtgtgagtctgtgtctctgatatctctgtgtgtgtgtgtgtgtgtgtgtgtgtgtgtgtgtgtgtgtgtaagtgtgtaagtgtgtgtgtgtgtgtgtgagagagtgtctgagtgtgagtgtgtgtaagtgtgtgtgtgtaagtgtgtgtgtgtgtgtgtgtgtgtgtaagtaagtgtgtgtgtttgtgttgtgtgtgtgtgtgtgtgtgtgtgtgtgtgtgtgtgtgtgtgtgtgtgtgtgacccctGGCTGATTGTCCAGTCAGTTTTGTTACTGTGTTTGACGTGACAGAGCTTCTGTTCAGAGTTTTTGTGAGTGGGaacttttttctcagtatttaacACAAGTTTAAACTTGTTTGTGTGATGtctataaatgttatttaacatcGAACTCTGAGCTGTTGTTGTTTATCAAAGCTTTCTGAAACGTCATTTCTTCTCTGTGTGTTTCCCAGCAATGAAACGACAGATTCCCAATAGAGAACGTtcacttttacagtattttgatgcttaaataaataataataaattaattaattaataaaaaataattcatgttCCAAGTACAGGGTCTGtggacagatatatatatatattacataagaTGAGAAACTGAATCAGTTTCAAAATGTAGGGCTTTTTGGCTTTTAATAAAGTGTTCTTTCAAACTAATGTAAAGAAAACAtcttttatacacattttaaGTGATTATTGTATTGCTCGTTCTCTGTTTGCGTCTGTAGATAAGAGTTTTTTCTCTTACAAACACCAAACTGTACACTTTCACTCCTCTCTGtaaggtttgttcatatttcattcgcACTGATTCATACAACATTTCACTCCTAAAACATGTCTGtttacagtattttctgattcatggagtgataaaaagagaaaaccaaaatcaaactaatataacaacaaaataagttttttgccAGTTGTCAGATTAGGTTCTTTGTTACTGAGCTCTGTCATTGTGAAGCAACAAATATAGATACTGAGCGTCTCCGCAGCAGTGTTCCTAATGAATCTGTTCGAAAGAATCGATTGAAtaaatgactcagtgactcacttatttgcattcttatttttaagtgtattctGACACAAAAGTGGATCTACTCAGCTACATGCAGACATATTGACTTACTGTATCTTTTGTTCTACCGATCAccgctgaaaaaaaagtgttattataGAAATAACCCAATAATCTCTAAGAATAACTCATGTTTAACCCATGGGTACAGTAAACAACCCAACATTTGTGTGGAAAATATAGACTAACTTAAACTGACTGCCTCACTGGTTTGATTGtgtactgtttaataataattataagaagaagaaatacGCGAAAATTCcacagatgttttttgtttgtttgtttgccatcCGTGCATGACGTCAGCGGTGTGATGTAACGAGGGGGCGGGGCCTGCCTGGTGTCACGTGATAGCGCCCCTGCGCTGCTCGAGCGACGGGAACGGAACTGAATCACCGGACAAACCCGCTCCATTTACCGGCCCAGCGCGATCTTCCGCCTCCCGCGACGCGTTCCAGCAGCGGCAGCATCATGTCGGCGGTGCAGCGGATGAAAGTAGCGAACGAGAAACACAGCAAGACGATCACACAGAGAGGACACGTGCAGAAGACCACGGTACGCGCGCTCCCGCGGCTCTCGCGCACGAACAAATATAAACGATATACTCGATgcgcacaaatacacacacaatataccaATAAACACACCCACATGAAATACACAATCACCTCTAAgacaaaaagtaccatggtattctcTGAAATAACATTAAAGTGCCATATATCAGAAGAAACGTGTTATTaccattttattctttttattccaTTACTTCATACTACAGTAATTACAGAAATATATCTCAAACACATACATCAGTCTCAAAATATGGCGTTCTATTTATGCTGAAACCAGTGATTGTTTTTTGCAGTAATagttatatttgtgtgtgtttgccggtgttttattagtgttttagCTCAGTTTTGTGCTTCATGAGTTTCAGCGTTCAGTGAACGTTCTGCAGCACGTTTACAGATATTCAggcaaacaaacaacattttttttttttcattaatgattGGTTCTAGATATTTTTCTCAGatataaatatgttgttttatgagaattttgttattgttataagAGGTTAAAATCTTGccgattttttattattattattattctttttttttttttttttgtaggaaaagGTACTTCGCAATCTGTTGCAAATTTTCGCAAACGCACAGATATGTAAATATGAACTTCCCAGGCAGACTAGAACACATAAATAGACAAATGCATtgtgcaaaataatttttggCACATTTGGAGCACCATAATTTTTGGAAATAGTCTCAACAGAACATCAGCGTAACTTTTCTTAATAATTACACAATGACTGTAGACGTGCACTGATGTTAGTGCGCTTGTGATTGCACGTGCTTGAgcagtagatgtgtgtgtgtgtgtgttaatgacgtgtgtgtgactgtgtttgtCCTGCAGCGTGTGGTGAATGAGGAGAAGTCTCCGGTGGGTCCGTGGCTCCTCAcgctttttgtgtttgtggtctGTGGATCAGGTGAGACGTGAAAACAGCTCTGTGTGTATTACATCAGATTCATCAGtactcttaaagaaatagttcaccctcagttcatctttGTGTTTGTGGTCTGGTGTTtttgagatcaggatgagttttgtttctttcatcaggtttgtagaaatgcagcactgcatcagtgtctcatcaatggatgctctgtgaatgggtgccgtcagaatgagagtccaaacagctgataaaaacatcacaataatccacaagtaatccacagcactccagtccatcagtgaacatctggagaagacaaaagatgaaacacatccagcattaagacgtttataactaaaatacatagagtctataatccataataacacttcctccagtgaaaaagttttctggtgtgaatcaggagagaaatctgcacagatcaagcagcgtttaaacagctctaaacaaaatatgtgtctggattttgatgtgagagacaacaggagatgcacttttttcactggaggaagtgttttatggattattgactctatgtatttgagttaaaaacatcttaatgctggatgtgtttcatcttttgtcttctccagatgttcactgatggactggagtgctgtggattacttgtggattattgtgatgtttttatcagctgtttggactctcattctgacggcacccatttggTGTTTTTCCCCTCAGTAATGCAGAATATGATCCACTATCTACGCTTCACCTCGGATCTGTTCAGATGTTCTGCACTAATAACGTGGTGTTTATTTACACAGAGTCTTATTTGCATGCTCCTCATAACAAGGCTGTTGTTTCGCGGCTCTCGTATGTAAACCCTGTGGTTTCCAACAGCTAAAAATAATGTTACTGGGGCATTAAAATGTAACCTGCAGTGTATGCACATCTAACTATGCTGATATTTATTAGTgacattttaatcatatttccaCCGGAGCGTCTTGCTTTAACTTT
It encodes the following:
- the si:ch73-265d7.2 gene encoding C-type natriuretic peptide 2, with the translated sequence MVSSSPLNFGSPLHLALLLLLIITVATQVEGRPSPRRPDAQVLQDLFGLKISSLLLAHPEVSEGSADEVPPPSRVFLDLLGRHRKLQGRSRKGVGRGCFGMKVDRIGVISGLGC
- the LOC109064951 gene encoding stress-associated endoplasmic reticulum protein 1-like, producing the protein MSAVQRMKVANEKHSKTITQRGHVQKTTRVVNEEKSPVGPWLLTLFVFVVCGSAIFQIIQSIRQGL